The genomic window AATTCAGTATTGCTTGCAAGCTGATTAACTTGAAGTTGCGTGGTTTCGAAATCCCAAGTGCACTCCCACCAACTCTGATACGAAGTTTGAAATCTGTATCCAATGGTAAGTACTCTATTCCTATCTAGGCTAAGCGGTaagtcgataaaaaattttctatatttcacaaaaattgtaTATCTTCATCATGGTAATCAGTGGGAGATCACTGTATTCGAAATACACAAGCCACGAGGAGAAAAGTAACTGTATTTGTCACTTGCGTATGTTCTTTCACAATTGCTAAGTAAGAACATTTGCAAGTTGGGAATATTTCACAATGATTAATCGACGTTGGAGTTGAGCATACTGTGAACTACGACATAGACTAAATCTCTTGTAGCAATAAAAAGACAGGTATAATCTGCATGAAAATTCCTCCAAATGATAACTGCAAAGTTTTCTCTACGCACGTATCACATGCAGCTCGGTGACtgggtgaaattttcaaagcaaTTATTAACTCGATCTTAACTTATACACTAACAAATTATTTGCTCTCTTCCAACTATGCGTCATACTAAATGCTTTAATGATAATGTGCACTGCTTGGTAAAGATGGGAACGTCGTTAACCTATTGAATGGTGGTAACATGAATGGGATTACACCAGCACAGCCTATGGGAATGAATTTTGTGCCTGGAAGTATATCGCAGAATCTCGTAGGCTTAAATGGATCTGCTTCACAACCAATGCGGCCACTTCCACCCATGTCAATGTCAACGGGTAAGTTTATTGAGGTTTTAATCCATTAGTCTGGGCTACAATGTTTAGGCAATCAATTGAGCAAAATCTTTCCAAGATGTGAGAGGCGAGTCCCATTTtttgaagttgaaaatatCGAGATTTGTGTTGTCTGATTTGTGAATTAAGTTTTTTCATggttaaatacattttttattggtAACTTCAATGTGAGCCAAATAAAAATAGCAGGAAGTGTGTGAATTCTtctaaattcaataaaatatataatttccttatccatatttacaattttgtgcattgtttgttaaaaattacgtacgattttcaaattcaggagaaaattttcagtgtTTTTACACAGTTGAATATCATTTTGAGGCTGATATGGACTAATATGCCACACACGTCGTTCTCGAGTCAATTTACCTCACACACATCTGCACGACAAACAGAATCTCTGTTATAACGCAGCTTTTGCTGAGAATGTTAGAGCGAATGACTCTTAGAGTATTTATTAGAGTATTTAAACTAGACAACGAAACTTTAAAATCATCtgaaaattaacaatcaaCTTATATTAAACTGTACGCTCTGATCACAACAATTTAACCCCAAAATTGTTGTGTTCGAGTACCAGGCCTGATATCAAATTTGCATCAATATTCTGTTAGAGTTAGATATTAGTGCGAGAGGTTTTAGAAGTACTGTTACACTAATTAGCGGCACCTGtatgttatattatatgttaCACCTTGTAGCCTCACATCAGAATAAACAGTGCGTGGCTCCCAGTACACACATGGTTCATAATTACGCATCATCAAAGCCCCCTGCTCGACCTGCACCCCCCTCCATGGGTATGTTGTACGCCTGATTCCATTAAAGAATGTAGGAATGTGTTggtcaaaattcatcaacaTGAGTTGCCTGTACAATGCttgccaaaaattttcaaatacaatttttcatcattaatATGAACTTTGGAAAAGTTGGAAATAAGTATTCTTTCTTTTGTAGATTTCTTTTGGTCAACACTTGAGGTATCTTTCAGTACTTGACCTTCACATTTTCATATTCGCTGGGATTAACTCAACTAACAGAAATTCGTGTTTTATCATAATATAAAGTTTGTTGTAAAAAGTGTTTTGTACTGTccataaaattgtacaaaagaATTATGGTACATACTCTGAAAATTCCTTATGGAATAGCAGATAAAAATTAAAgctgcgacaaaaaaaaacttattgtTCAGCACAAAGTTTCAAAGTGTTCGTAAATCGatctgtaaaaataattaatgtttAATCTAGCATTTTTCACAAAACGATTGTCTtgcacatttttcaaattcccaTTTTATGCTATGTGTGTGTTATTAGTGTTTTGTCCTGTTATTTTCTGCAACTTGTTAATTACTTTTATTACACTTTCATAAACAGTAGGAACACTTCTTGATTTATCTTTCGATTCTTCACCACCAGTGGTACCCGTCAGATCtgcaaatttcatttcctcgGGTATGTTTCTTCGACAAATGCCTGCTTTGGATTTCATGATTTTGTTTGATTCATGTGTTTTTTCCTCAAAGTTTTTGCTTGCCAGGTAATGTCAATGTGTTTTTCCCTGGCTTGTCTGTGTTTccagtatttttttaaacatgcTCATTGCGTATTTGCATCCATTTACACTTGAAATAGCTCATTTGTGTTTCtttatatgaaattttcatactaCTTATTGATACTACCACAACTTGGTCACAGTACATCGATATTTTCAGACTTGCATATGctgtggaaaaataatttacaatcatATTCTCATATGCAATTATTCAATGTTTTATGTTGGCAcgcaatattgtaaaaatttgtaattgaacTGTATTGCAATGTGATGTGAACCTTCGAAGCTTTACTTTCAATGAGTTTTTACTTCACTAATGatcaaaatttcagaatatCTTTAAATACTTATTACGTATGAACTTCTATTTGTCTTTTCGTCTCATCTTTTTCATGTCCTTCTATCACGTTGTTTCTGCTGCACTAAGGAACCACTAACTCTGCTTCAGCTCCTGGTCCACCACAAAGACCTGCGCCACCGTCATCGATTGGTATGTCGGGAACTCATTTCGGGAATTATGTAaagaatatgtatattatatccCTACGTACATTTTGTTTAACGATTTTCTAATTACATTACGGACTGTATGTCTCAAACATCTGAAGATGGAAAcggaagaaattttcttttacagcAATAGCTCTTTTGTAAACTTTTAGTTGAGAAATTTTGTGTTAAATGCAATCATTTCAATATGGTAACTCTATTTTTGCCCATATATACCATAATTTTTCAGCTAGTGCTCCTTACATGGTGTAAAACTTGCTATTACATAAATTCAACAACTAGTTATAACAGCCAGTCAagagtattattatttttaaattgtaaatttcagtgaaattaTACATTTCATTAAGAGCCGTATCATTGAGtgatattattgtttttgtaaTCCAGTCATACGTCTGTTTACGGACACTCACAGATGCTATCACCAATGCGGACTACTAAAGATAAAATGCTAACATTGTGCTTTGCAACGCTTTTGTGATTAGTGCACCacacatacctatgtatatatgtggATATTTTTTGACCTCAGTGATCTGTGTGACGATGTTAAAACACCTGTACTTTCTGTCAAACCACCATTTactatttggaaattttttcacatgttacgaaattcgaaattattcaaatatgcAACGcactagaaaaatttcactttccaAAATTCGATTATTACTACgacaaataattgtaatatcaGTCAATATTTACAGGTACAGTACCATTGATTGGTGGCCCCCCACCAAAACCAGCCCCTCCATCATTTCCAAATAGTCCGGTCAACATGGGTATGTCACCAGTTAAAATGCAGCCGTCCGCGGGATCCATTATTCCTCCTATCCAACCAGTACAGCCTATGACTGCGTCTGCACCGATGGGTAAATATAATCGTGCATCTtatgaaatatgtaaaatcACTACAGTCCGGTTGATCAGCGTTATTTCGCTGGTGAACTTGAGCACAGCGTTCAGTCTACACACAGTTCTTATCCTCacaacatgttttttttattacagactTGTTCGAGTTTGATTTCTCTGAAGGTATTTAAACTAGATAgagaaattatacaatttctgCCTTGAAGATCCATTACTTTGTGTTACCaaaaacttgattttctcACATTAATTTCTTACAAATTTTAGCCAAATCATTGCTAATTCTACTATATTAGTTTTGCCATTGTTTAACTCACCAGTTTACATACCATCCCTTTGTAGCGAATTACGTGTactggaatttttttgaccAGCTTTCTGTAACTTTGACacttgaatgttttttttttatttcaaaatatcgTATATTGTTGAATAAATCAGTAAGTGTCACGCAGGTTTTGAGGATAAAATCCAACACCTTCATGCTATATTCATGTCATATTTTTACAACACaaatatcaaatttaaaaacccAGAATTAAGAACCATGAATTACGAATGCTTCTGTGAAATAGACTCAGCAGAAATTAAATACAAGCTCAATTGATAACTTATTAGACATTTGTTTCCcgttgacgaaaaaatttataaacacaATTTTCATTACGTGGAATGTTAAATATAATCAGTGAAATATGTTCACCCTGAGAAAGAGTTGGTATTTTTACGCAGCTTTATCAAAAGTCACCGTTTTCATTTGCAattttaataacttttttccaaTCATTGTCATCGTTTCTATGTATAATCCATATTACCAAATTCAAATTGAGTAAGTAATAACTGTATCAACACAGGTATGCCGTCCGTTGCGCCGATTGCACCTGTCAATATGAATCCTGCTCCAATTGCAGCTTTTGGAATGAGCAGTGTGATGGCAATACAACCGGCAATGATACCTCCTATGTCTGCCCCAACGATGGCACCTATTGCATCTGTTGCACCTATGGCTTCAGGTAAAGTACTGAAAtggttttttcattacaatcgGAACTAATTCCTCAATTTGGACAATGACCGAGTTGCCGCAATCCATTCAAGACCTATTTAAGTTCTCGCATTAATCATAGAAAGTGAAATTAAAGttcattttactttttaacAGGCATCCCAATATCCGCTCCAATCAGCAGCATTCCTTTAGCACCAGTGCATCAAATAATGGGGAATCCTGCAGTTGCCCCCATAGTCCCACCGTCGGTTAATGGAAATCCAACGCCTGTTTCTACAAATTCTCCACTCAGTACAACGGCTAGACCTCCAAGCATAGACAGAGTTGGTTCGCTTGATTCTCAGCATAGCCAGCATTCCGCAGGCTCGCCACAGGTCGAGTGGGCAGTACCTCATCAAACAAAATTGAAGTACACGCAACTATTCAACACTTGGGATCGTACCAGATCTGGATTCCTCTCGGGACCACAAGCTAGAAATATTATGGTTCAAACGCAGTTGCCTCAGGGCATCCTAGCCCAAGTATGGTAAGTGAAGATACTGTGATAATTAGAACACTCTAATCTCGATATTCATATCTGATATTTTCTGCTCAGGGCTTTGGCTGATATGGATGTTGATGGCCGATTGGGTTGCGACGAATTTGTCCTAGCCATGCACTTATGTGATATGGCTAAGgctggtgaaaaaattcccacAGTTTTACCAATTGAACTCATTCCTCCTACATTCAGACGTCAACGACAAGGTAGCGTTACGTCCCAGGGAACGTCGGAGAACATTGATCCATCTGCTGGCATGCCACAGGTTAGTTGACAATTTGCCATTTGTATTTACTTTAAACTCTAGGCTTATATAACTTGATATTCAGTTATCAGATACTGAGATTCAAAATCTAACGCAGTATAGCGCCGATGTCTTAGTTATTACCAAAATTAAACatctttgtgaaaaaaatgtgttttcgTAATTACAGACGTCTTTCGAaaacaagagaaaagaaaactttgaaaaggGGCAGGCTGAGTTAGAGCGTAGGCGCAAAGCACTTTTAGAGATACAACGAAAGGAACAAGAAGAACGTGATCGTAAGGAAAGAGAAGAGGCTGAAAAGCAAGAGAAAATAAGGTTTGATTGAAACAATAGCTTTATTATTGGCAATTGCAATTGAtgctatttttataatattttcacatagGTTGGAACAGGAAAGGAGACGACAggcagaaattgaaaaacaaatgcTTCGGCAGAAGGAAATTGAACAAGAGAAGGAAGAGCAAAGAAAACGGGCACAAGAGCAACGGGAGGCTGCAAGAAAGTAAGATATCGTTCTGATAACACTTGAGTTTATTCCTATTCTTTGCAACttattttctctaaattttgACCTGTTGAATCACAGAGAAATGGAGAGACAGCGACAATTAGAATGGGAGAAGCAAAAATCTCAAGAACTTCAGGCACAAAGGCAGAAGGAACAGGACGTACTTCTTAAACTCAAGGCCAAGAATCAAGGACTTGCTATCGAATTAGGAAGTCTGGTAAATTAGCAGCATTTGTTAATTGAAGTATAAAATTTACCGAACCAATCGTCAGTGTTACGGGTTACAAAAATAACTATCGTATTGCAgaatgaaaaagtgaaagagcTTTCACAGAAAATATGTGATACTCGCGTGGGAGTTTCTGGTGTGAAAACTACGATCGACGGTATGCGTTCAACGCGTGATTCTCAACTTCAAGAGATGTCAGcgctgaaaaataaattacggGAGCAAAATCAAAGACTGCTTTCGCTGAGTCAGGAAAAAGCAAGAATTGAAGCTAAGAATAAGTTGAACAATGCTCAAGATGTTGCTGGGCAGGAGGCAGTAAAGATGGCTTTTGCTAGTAAACAAATAACGTTGAAACAAATGAAAGATAAAATTGCGGACTTACAGCAACAGGTGCTACACCAATTTTATGAGATTAACACACaagtacgaaaaatttttgcgatgtGAAATTACATGACTATTTCTCGtggtttcatttattttcagatAAACGATAAGATGACAGATATTGAAAACAACAACAGCCAACTTGATGACATAAAGAAGCAAATGAAAAACCTTCTTACCGAATGTGCGCAGCTCTATAAATCATTTgaagacaaaaaaacaaaagttacCGATTTGCGAGCTGGCAGTGGCAATGCAGATTTTACCACTTCTGCCTGGGGAGATAGCGCCTGGGGTGATACTGGAACTGTAAATACAGACTCGTGGCCAGTGGACATTGCTTCAGTGACACATGCAACGATTACTGGAGATAATACTGGCGCTGTGAAATACAGAGCTTTATATGAATTTGTGGCAAGAAATCAAGACGAGATATCTTTCCAGCCCGGTGATATAATCCTAGTAAGTCGTCTCTGATTTAATACGAAAAcaggaatttaaatttcgcatttcgagtttttttcttacgattaataaataattaatggtTGATGTGGCTAAAAATTTAATCAGTTTAGGAAAAAGTGATGATCTTTGCATTTGATGTTGAGTTAAATTATATCAAGTCAGACAATATGTATTTACAGGTGCCACCAGTCCAAAATGCCGAGCCCGGCTGGATGGCTGGTGAAATACGTGGCCACACAGGTTGGTTTCCAGAATCTTATGTCGAACCAGTGGAAGTTGATGCTGTGATTACCAGTGGCAATGCTTTCATCCAACAAGACAGTGTTGAGAAGCGAACCTTGGAgtgagtttgaaaatatttactccGATTAACGTGAGATTAAAGGTTGAGGATAGAAAGTAGGGGTTAATAAaaagataatttttctctttgagaactgtacaattttttattttctgcaaGCTTGAAATGTATCTGTAGTGATGTTTCAAACCTTTAATTGAATTTGACATATCAACAGAGGTATTGCCGAAGTTCCTGAAAATGTATCGGACGCTGGCTCACTTGGTGGTGAAGGTCCAGCTGTCGAGGCAGTTATTCCAACTTTAGGCTTAGGCTCAGTTTGCAACTTGCAAGCTATTGCTTTGTACCAATATCGCCCGACAGTTCAGCAACATCTCTCTTTCAATAAAGGAGATACGATCAATGTCACAGAGCAGCAGGTTTGTGTTTtctgattgaaaatgaatacaCTCCTCACAACTgctgaattcaattttttttttaaggatgATTGGTGGTACGGTGAATTTAATGGTACAGAAGGTTGGTTCCCAAAGTCTTATATTAAAACAACCACACCTGTCCGAACTGAGGCATCATCGCCAACTGGTATTCCTACTGAATATTACATCGCGCTGTATCCATATGCTTCAAACGAAACTGGAGATCTAAGCTTTAATCAAGGCGAAGTGATGAtggtaacaaaaaaagaaggagaCTGGTGGACAGGCGTTATAGGAGATCGTACCggaatttttccatcaaattATGTTGAAAAGTGCGACAACCCCGATCAGGTATGATTCACTTGAATTTGTTACTATGTTCTATTTCATGACTTTTCTCGTTTATTCTGTTTAACtactaaattttcatttacataaTCACCCCGTttcgatttgaataaaacgagtttgtttttgtttaataGTTTGTAAAGTGAACATAATTTAAGCGAGTTTTTTGTCGTGAAACTGTTCAATAACTTTAGAATAGGGTTGATAATTGCGTGATTCTAACCACGTGTATATGATAGGTTGTCATTGTGCCTGATAATACTTCTGAAGTAGTATCAGCTGTTCCGGCCCCTGAATCGACTCCGGTACCAGATGtgcaagaaaaaatttcggaaCCACCTACTGCTGTTACTTCAGCTCAAGGAACACCGGTActgatttcataaaaatccTATTCACTGTTAACAGCTTAAAAGTATAACTGTAAAAGAAgtcaaaagtttaaaaattaagtGATAGCATTTGTGGCATATCTTATATCATCATTCCTTAATTTTATTCgtccataaaaaaaagtcagtttttcaaatgacaATTGAATGAAGTTGCAGAGTTTGAAAACTTCGTAGTTGTAACGTGTTTAGACAAATAACTCATAAAGCTTTTCATATTTGTTTCCAAGGATTCATGTATAAATTCAACTAATGCTATTATTGCTAGTAACTGGTATAATATCCCTGCTACATATGTTTTATACATTGTCcatgaaaacttttttaatccAAGGACATATGtagtgtatttttttaaatgctttCCATTTCTAACACCTTTCGTGAAACTCACTGTAAGCTAAAATTTGATGAAtagcatttttcttttattactaACACAGTACCCGAAAcctattgaaatttttataaaaataaaccacTTCGCGTATCATATGCATAAGCTACCATTGTTGAGTGCATGTGTGGGTTTAGCTACAGGAAAAAACGAAGGAACAGCTTGAAGACGAGAGAGCTGAGGCGGAAGACAGAGCAGAGTTACCAGATTTTGCTGCTATGTCGGCGCAACAGGTAATGTTGAATTCAGAATAAAGGTTCTAAAAATACTGTGATGGTTTCTTGAAGAATTTAATTAATGCCCTGAATTCAGGGATTTTCAGTGATTCCCTGCACAGACCAAATATAAAGATActtaacaaaatttcaagaacAACATAAAACAATGCACAAAAACAACACACGAATgggtatttttatttgttatcaaATGTTTTAATGTTAATACAATATTCGATCGATCAATCTTCTTACATTGAGCTAAATAATCCTCAATCGAGAAATTTATTCTACTCATTTGATAAACGACAGCTAGGTACACTAATGCTAATAATCATTACCACATACGATATACACGAAATAACATGTTTCATATCTTTTAAGACACAcatataactttttttttgtagaattaACATATGTTCCgttgttgtgttttttttgttatgtGTTGTATGATGGATTCGTGATACTTGTATACAGTCCGAGGACCTTGGGAGCGACACTGACTCTAAGGTACAATACTTACACTGCACATCATACctaatattttgtttcaatgaCAAGCATCAATTTGTATAGAGTTGACTACTAAATTTTACACCATATGCTTGCAGAATTTGAGGAATACGTATACGATTCAAGTTCATAGCCAGATTGCGAAGCAGCTAGCATATCTTTGgcgaatttttagaattttaacAATTCTCTCaatctctttatttttttatttgatactGAAAATCAGCCCTGTTGACGATTTATTACTTGCAAATGGATGGCTGTTAATCATACTCTAAACATTAATTGTATGCATGGATCAATGGTGAATGATTTCGAATTATTGCACTTGCACATTGACACGCTACATTCCACATAATAATGTATCTTAACACAcaatttggaaaaaagtttcgattGAAGTTCCAGTGTAACATGAATGTTTCGAAACCGGGTTTTACGAAGTACAATTAATAAATCACTCGGAGCATATTCACACcaatatatttacacatgtctatgcaaatattttcaacattcacatgaataatacaatttcagggcaaaataatttattcgtttcCCCTTTCATACATGCAACAGGTGTTATGAAGTGAAAATGTTTCACTAAGTGTTTCTTTGATATGAACTTTGATATTATGTGTTATTTAAAATGGATGTTTCGTCCCAAGAATGCCAGGCTACAGCCACTACAGGAAAAACTACATACGTAGAAttgtgaataattaattattttatttgctaaagagtgaaattattttaaatactAGACGTCAAGTAAGAATTATATGAGAATTCATATTCAcgagtatttatttatttttttttttcttgatataACTGCAATGGATTTCTCTTGATAAGCTCAAACCAGAACTTTTCTGAATTTATGGAAAATAAGGTCACTAAATTACCGATATtctcaaaacaaaattttttactaacAACTTATCGATTTGCAACAATAATTCTTGTGGTGGCCTGATGAAGTACTAATATGTATGGCTGTGCTTGCTTCTTTTggatgctgctgctgatgcttAGCCATCCACGCCGCAGTACCCCAAGGTATTTTGGTCCATCCACCATTGTTCCTATCCACATGGTTTGCTTATTTTATATCTTTGCAATGATCGTTTGCCTTATCCAAATATTCTTCACTTGCTTTtgccaattatttttcacaaaccTATGTATTTTGCATTAGTTGATGTCACCGtaaatttactattttttgtAATGTATGATTGGTCATTAtcagaataattttaattgtttattgaACGTAGTGAAATTTTTGGTAAGTATGTtctataaattaaatttcattcttatttttattgttacgAATGACAATTTGGCGATTTCGTTTATGACACTGCAAGTTGATCTCACAAGATTCAATATTGTTTGATACTCTTCACTACCTTAATATGCAGGCATCTCTTCAGTTTTGTTCTATGAAGTTCTTAAGTCTTGTTGTCAAACATTGAAAATCACCACATCAGGATGAAACTTAATTTCAAGCACCTGAGGTCGATATTTTTCTAGCAATATCCGCACGATTCATGCTTTCTAATACTGTATGAAACACCCATACTTTAAGCTGAATCAAAGTAACGTTTAATTGTCTTCAGGCAAGAGGtaaaaaacctgaaattgGACAAGTCATCGCTCCATACCACGCGACTAGTCCGGAGCAATTGAATCTCCATAGAGGACAACTCATCATGATCAGGAAAAAGACGGAAACTGGTTGGTGGGAAGGAGAGTTACAGGTAAAAGTTTTACTAAATTATTAGTTATAATACGAAATAGAAGGTGTtcctcaaaatttttacaaattcatgTTATCTGACAAATAGTCTAATTTCTCATATTTATATTTGCCCCAGGCTCGTGGCCAAAAACGACAAATCGGTTGGTTTCCTGCATCTTATGTCAAGTTATTGGGAAGTAACAGTAATCGCAGCACACCAGTTTCCCATAGATATCAAGACTCGCCCACTGATCCCAATGTTGGTAAGTGTACTACTCTTATCATCTGATGGACGGAAAGCAAACAGTACTTTTCTGAATGTCATTCTAAAAGTataatgaatttcattatGCCAGAGGATTTAGTAGTAGTAAAATACGACGAATTTTGCATAGTGACTGGTGCTTGGCGGTAAACTATGGATTCATAATTTGAAATAGGTGTTTGTGCAGCTTGAAGTGCCTTACGAACTTATTGTTTTTATGTTTCTAGAGCGGGTGATGGCTTTATACCCATATCAAGCGCTAAATGAGGATGAGTTGAATTTCGAGAAAGGAGACGTTATAACTGTTCTTGCTAAAGAGGATGCCTCGTGGTGGAGGGGCGAGATGAACGGAGTATCAGGAGTATTTCCTAGCAACTATGTTTCTCCGATGTGTAAGTAAATTTATCCTCGATATTGACGACAGTTCATTTATAGCATGTGTTACACTTTCCTCTTGTAACCGGCGTCAACTTTTACATTCACTTGTGTACAAATTTGTACATTTGTAATACCATAGATCTGTAAATCGTATTTAGGAACGTATATTGTAGGTAGTTGCTGCTCTGACATGCATTTTCTCTAATATGACCTATAACAAACCTATGATTAGCATACTTTTCAACTGCAGTAAAGCACGTTCCTCACACTCTCTATTGTtgaaatatatgaatataagTTTCCTGGAAACGCATCCTTTTCTTCGTGTCACGACCTCACGACCTTATTCAATTAGATGCTCGATAATTGAATGATTATGTAAAACTTGGACACACTACTCTTTCACAGTTTTTATGTATCTGAATCAATGTTGCATTTTGAGGTTCTACAATAAATGAGAAACTTGTTatacagtgaaaaaaaattttagatttaCCAAATCATTGACATCAGTGATATATTTAACTTAAGAACAGAAACCGGAAATGTATATGAAAGAATATGGCTTACGTATATCTGTTTTGTAGGAACGGCTGGTGCATACTGTCTCCAACCATCGTTGATCAATCGCTAGTGTATGTCTGCTAAACGCTCGGCAGGGACCCACTGCGGCACC from Neodiprion lecontei isolate iyNeoLeco1 chromosome 1, iyNeoLeco1.1, whole genome shotgun sequence includes these protein-coding regions:
- the LOC107227640 gene encoding intersectin-1 isoform X5, which encodes MAAAAALGVDPWVIQPRERARYQEQFNSLKPVNGVVTGEQAKGFFLQSQLPPMTLGQIWGLSDTDADGKMDVNEFSIACKLINLKLRGFEIPSALPPTLIRSLKSVSNDGNVVNLLNGGNMNGITPAQPMGMNFVPGSISQNLVGLNGSASQPMRPLPPMSMSTASHQNKQCVAPSTHMVHNYASSKPPARPAPPSMGTVPLIGGPPPKPAPPSFPNSPVNMGMSPVKMQPSAGSIIPPIQPVQPMTASAPMDLFEFDFSEGMPSVAPIAPVNMNPAPIAAFGMSSVMAIQPAMIPPMSAPTMAPIASVAPMASGIPISAPISSIPLAPVHQIMGNPAVAPIVPPSVNGNPTPVSTNSPLSTTARPPSIDRVGSLDSQHSQHSAGSPQVEWAVPHQTKLKYTQLFNTWDRTRSGFLSGPQARNIMVQTQLPQGILAQVWALADMDVDGRLGCDEFVLAMHLCDMAKAGEKIPTVLPIELIPPTFRRQRQGSVTSQGTSENIDPSAGMPQTSFENKRKENFEKGQAELERRRKALLEIQRKEQEERDRKEREEAEKQEKIRLEQERRRQAEIEKQMLRQKEIEQEKEEQRKRAQEQREAARKEMERQRQLEWEKQKSQELQAQRQKEQDVLLKLKAKNQGLAIELGSLNEKVKELSQKICDTRVGVSGVKTTIDGMRSTRDSQLQEMSALKNKLREQNQRLLSLSQEKARIEAKNKLNNAQDVAGQEAVKMAFASKQITLKQMKDKIADLQQQINDKMTDIENNNSQLDDIKKQMKNLLTECAQLYKSFEDKKTKVTDLRAGSGNADFTTSAWGDSAWGDTGTVNTDSWPVDIASVTHATITGDNTGAVKYRALYEFVARNQDEISFQPGDIILVPPVQNAEPGWMAGEIRGHTGWFPESYVEPVEVDAVITSGNAFIQQDSVEKRTLEGIAEVPENVSDAGSLGGEGPAVEAVIPTLGLGSVCNLQAIALYQYRPTVQQHLSFNKGDTINVTEQQDDWWYGEFNGTEGWFPKSYIKTTTPVRTEASSPTGIPTEYYIALYPYASNETGDLSFNQGEVMMVTKKEGDWWTGVIGDRTGIFPSNYVEKCDNPDQVVIVPDNTSEVVSAVPAPESTPVPDVQEKISEPPTAVTSAQGTPLQEKTKEQLEDERAEAEDRAELPDFAAMSAQQSEDLGSDTDSKPSTPQYPKARGKKPEIGQVIAPYHATSPEQLNLHRGQLIMIRKKTETGWWEGELQARGQKRQIGWFPASYVKLLGSNSNRSTPVSHRYQDSPTDPNVERVMALYPYQALNEDELNFEKGDVITVLAKEDASWWRGEMNGVSGVFPSNYVSPMSSDLIRDVMFGLLNDTERKRQEHIKELIATEQAYIEDMTLVHEVFEKPLLQSMVLTVNEVDKIFVNWRDIIVCNDNFLRTLRIRRDNSDGGVIRMIGDILCENIPRMSAYVRFCSCQLSAATYLQQLTEKSPEFVQVAAMCQQDPRTKGMPLSSFLIKPMQRITKYPLIINKILEYTPVLHPDRQYLLEALARAEEFCTQVNEGVREKENSDRLEWLQQHVTCDGLEEQLIFNSLTNSLGPRKFLHHGILHKAKSGKELVGFLMNDFILFAQPTKSLPSGQQFSFERNANQKFKLYRKPTFLNELVILTVPELNGNDTSDHSRTIRLWDSKKTITLLAPSASECSLWLKRITEASRVYLENEKTQLQRQRSKQAQFAACGRILVTVLEGSSIKALSVRRRPPKGRLRLVVREAEDLCPTKPGKYNTFCKVSMGSQEERTQVVSGTNCPLWDKSMQFQVKDLHADTLCITVFDKGYYSPDEFRGRAEVRVSDIMRDSIDSCGPIQKRIKLHEVESGEVVLKLDLRLFNRLA